cactgttcgacaaatgacgacttttttattggttcagagacgaaatatgacttttcttatagaattatgcccagtgaacacgaatctggtaataacaaatgttgattggctcgagattcggagatatacatatgtgttttataaatcgcgcaatttgaactggatgactacttagatagatttgaaagctgaaaagtactacaaatggaagataaaatatccgactatagattccaatattcattttgaacaggaaattgacagattttgagacatcgaccgaacaacaccaagatatagaaaaatcgcgcgatttataaaacacatatgtatatctccgaatctcgagccaatcaacatttttactaccagattcgtgttcactgggcataattctataagaaaagttatatctcgtctctgaaccatttttcctgtcgaacagtgtaatcaataaattcattgatttaaaGTCACTTCGCAGATTTGCGATAAATATCTGACACCCCATAACTGGccgtaataaataaaactattgttaATCTCGATAGTATACAacgatcaaataaattaatctacatatcatataaaacataaaatctgATACTTAAACTGAGGCAAGAAATCCTAAGCTAGGCCCTACCTAATTTTACCTATGAACACATGGGGCGAGTTCACTATATGTCCATATACTATACATAAGTCCAGGCTATTTTATAAGAATAACCATGcgatctatatgtatattaaatattgtattcttCCGTTTGAACGACGTAGACAAATGAAAAAAAGCCAGTTCTGGAAGCTTTCTCACCGGCAGCGATAGATGGCACTGTCAGCGGTGCGGTGCTAGAACAGTTTACAGGCGCAAATTATTTCGGGCCCTTTTTTTCGCAAACCCAATTCGGTTCTGAATAGCTTTTTTAATTGGATGAAAAGACGTGCAAAATACGAACAAaactcttttaattttattttttgtcttcgAAAATTTCCATTAAGCGAACCGCAAAGGCGAACTAAATGCGAACGAAGCGACTAAGGATATTCGAGATGTCCTTTGTACTGACTGAACTGATTGGCTTTTTCCGACATTTCGATGGGTCAATGGCCGATCTAGTCCAGTTGCGTATTACAGCTCGAAATAACAGTAGTGTTATATAATCTAATTCACAAgttgaaaattatttgaataaacgATTGAATTCATGACGCATTCCATACAAAAGTGTGTCACTTGAATTTtcatggttataaattcatagGGTCAACTGAATACAGTCgtaaaaagtttgaaataagtatatatgaatatattaaaatatgacgAAAGCTTTcgggttttatatacatacatgtatttatgaTCTACCCATATATAAACATCAcagaaaataataacattattctGACAAAAGACAGAACATGTTTTATGACGGATTATATCTCACAGACATCAGATgctacaattataaaatatgagcGTTCATCTAATTTtctttacaattaaaattaatcatttttaatatcatatttaaaagttCATAAATATTACACTCATATTTGCATcctgcttattttatttttccttgaatgttttttttccgtattttattcaattattatttggtcattattcttagtattatatatgtatgtatgtacatattatacatttatcccatatctatgtacatattatacatttatcccatatctatgtaaataccaACATTCttatattactatatatatatatatatatatatatatatatatatatatatatatatatatatatataatcccCAAAAATTTATCTCGGGCCCCTAGCGAAGTAAATGCACCACTGGATTTTATACTTATTGTTAATAattgtttctatttttaaaaatgaataaatttattaattcaaatagtacaaatctaaaatgaaCTTCAAATAAGAATACACCACAGATTTTccgaaaaatattcaaatttattttggttaaatagtttaatatcaaatacagtattattatttatataaatctcacagtattattatttatatcatttcaccagattttcaaaaaaaaaatcattaaacatCGTTAATTATAGCATCAATTATTgttctatttataaaaaaatactatactatgttttttttttcacaggtGCAATCTATGTTTTTTGCCCACTAAGCCGAcggtagtatgtatatattgtcatGACACAATACTTGAcagttttttcaattaaatgcggattaaatgatttttattcgcaaaaaaaattaagtaccaCGATTTATTTCTAAccttaatatgtaaataagtaaCGTAAGTAATCAGCAcgtgaaattatgaaaatgattttgtaGATTCCAATGCTGATTTCTCTCACTACCTACTATTAATCTTTGAAGGacagagcgtcgagatcgaacgagtgtccgagtaagaccccagtattttttaatcaaaatacagcttttctcaatacaaatgggttcaatatatatcttattaatcattttatacatcaccataaaaaagtttttatcctatagcatgtttttgactatctttgtattaaaaaataacaacaagcatcaacacgcaaacgcacataggtaaggccaacaggcgactgcatggctcaatagccacgcgccaaaagcgacgaaaacaatagcttacgaaaataaatCTGTCtgtttctctcgcattgattcatcgatcaacaagaatatgtaagcgaacagtcaaaaacatgacttatcgctaccgcccaTAAATCATAGTTtgaaacgtagaaatgtataaatgtatttttttaagatgtaccccttacaaaaaaaatttcttgtagttcattctataaatacaagaaatatagggtgtatagctttgaaaacaacatatttattacgaaaaacgtcaaaattggggcacttgcataccccacttcggtgagggagggttaaatacAATATGACTAGATTTGAGATATTTccatatatgaaataatttgaGATAAATGCTAAAAACGACTCATTTTATTactaattaatatgtatgttaacTAAAGAAACTGTCTGGAATGTGGTATAAAATTTCTACATAATAGAACtgcattgattttttatatactaagTGGCTATAAATACCCGAAGAATTCGAACCACCGAATGAAAATATgttacaaatgtacaaataaataaataacgaaggTGTTTGTGGCTGTTGAGATGCTCAGTCCTACATGTgctatatacgagtatgtatgtaggtacacagAAACGTCGACGAATATTGGATTTCAGTTGTGCCAGTGGATTCCAATTAGCAAGCGTAAACATGGCCAGGTGTTAAGGAAACGGTCACGGAAACGTCCTCAAACATCACGACTGTTGACAGACCGGTAGGGTAACCGGTTCACACGCAAACCCCGGTTAATCGAATAGCAGTGTATGGGGGCTCCAGTTAATGTGCTTCCATTGAACGCATCTGCGCTTGTTTATCCCTGGGAACGATttctttctattattattactataccccgagaaattcaattataggcagttttctttatttgttcatacatatgtatataatataaccaactttgttttcttttataaaatactagtggttttacccggcttcgctcggtatttgtaatataatttttaatataaaccgcttaaacatggttaatctaatagtaaacattcatttcgcaagccagcagtatggcttaatggtagcgtgtatgtttagcaccaagtgatcagtgggttcgatccgccatactgctggttagatttgggggaatttgtgactcaaagtcgatcgtttcttataagatgtagccaattttatctgatcattcttgaaatggttcctcaaaattggcaaaaaaaatcatctttcctgatgtcaaaaatcttctgtatttattgtgtgtataatttttaaaaattatgtacaaaatctaaatccatagatttctcaatggattaattctgtaattaattgttatttcgtgttcttcagcttctgaaaatacagtgatttattaaataataaaatgctgcattgtttgtaattaattgtccaggaaggcgaattggggtcttcctgtcaagccttcctggtatatatctatgtaaaaataaataatattcaaacatcgtcatagaaactttgatttgtttttgaagctcccaaccaaaccttacaaccttataaagtctttttcgaaattatatattagatatatttttttaatattattacaaatggAATGAATTGTTGGGATCGGAGTTTGGTGTTGTGTTTATTCAAGCTCACACATGTGTATCAAGTCAGTTTATTTACACAcaagcaaaaaaaataattgtttacataatacacatatacatatatgatatatatatatatatatatatatatatatatatatatatatatatatatatatatatatatatatatatatatatatatatatatatatatatatatagtacattTGGAAAgggtttcaatttcaaataactCTAGCGGAAGACAACAATAGTTCTAGCGGGGAGAATGGGCACTTCTTTTCGCCATTGTATTCGTTGCAATCCTCTACTTTGCTCGCTTTTTTATAACGATCATTAGGTCCACCATTTTCTGGAAcgctgaaaaaaaattacagaattCAATAAAGATTTCCCGCACTCGGTACCTACGGGTTTTCTTTCGAAACGAAACTTTCTACGTTTTCCTCCCTTTTCCGTCTCGAATCTttaacaatgttttttttttgttccaatGCAACGGAAGGgtcgtaataataattttatattatatgagcatatatatgtagaactttttgtataatatgaacaatatattaaatatttaatgtgtatctacaaaatatgtatttacatacatatttaatatatgtatgtacatttgcttaaagaaataaaattggtgtttaaaaaatattttgatttttatattacaaataatatatgaGCCTTTGTTTAAAAGTGGtataagtctacttttcttcatttcgagaaatatttcacaaaacattaaatataatgttttgcgcttaacaatatttaaaaatattggcctgtagtacgtttattctgcttttccgagtttcaaaataaatgataacaatttgttaattaagtcaaacataaatagtgttattagaactgaaaatttgacttcctCTACTTTCAAATATCATATCACGTTCTTTGAGTTTGAGGTTTGAATAAATTGATATATCAATGAAATTTTGTTATTGTttccaatttttaaataaaatttaagttgaaTTTTGTTATTGTTCTCAAATTCAATCAGATTAAAATGCCaagtttcaaaaataatacaatgtaGAATAGTtggctataatttcaaatcacgTATCAGTTCCTTTTCAAAACCACCCATTAAATCCTAAATGTGAAAAATACGATTGGGAAATAAAATCTATAGAAACTTGAAACACTAAACtagattgaattttaaatgattatcatttttatattcgatcatACTGATTTACTTATCTTCAAAACATTTCCCTGAACAATTATATCAACAATCGTTTTAAAAAcgcaatatttaattgaaacattctattgattacattattttaatcgaataaattgttttttttttaataaaaatcgtactatctactatataataatatatatttcaaaataaataacacatCTTCAATGCCGAATAAAAGCTACAGACTTTGAAAGCGTGAGTGAAACGAAACTTTATCGTTTGATCCCGCAGTATGTGACTGGTATTCAGAGTCCGAAGCCACCCCTCAAATGGGGTCGTTGAGAGCCAAAGGGTAAAAATAGCCCATTCCAGAACTCAAATGGgccgaaatgaaatataatccaCGGTTACGATCCGtacgaaatataaataaacatgctTAAATACGTTGGAATCGACATTAGacgtaatatgtacatttaaaaataaatccgtATTTAAGGAATTAAGACAGAAATTTCCCGTTGACTCTAATATGTAGTCGGCGGTTCAAACTCGTGTTAATTGTGTTgaagtttaaaatttattactttCAAGATTGTCCCCTCGCTCGTGCGAGCTATAATGTCTGTTTAGAAACAATCGTATGTTTCAATTACAGCGCACAGACTAACATTACAATTAAGATTATTATTGAGCTTTGCAAATGAGCGATAAATTTGGGAAACGCCCCTGTTTTTTGATGTCGTGAAAAAAGGCGAAAATTTCGTCGTCGGAAAATTTCGTATTTAATCAAACAAGACGCTTCTCAGTCCTCGGGGTTAATTAGTCATAGCTTCCCGTCTTTGCGGATTATCCCACCGGAAGCAGCTGGTGTGTTAACCCAGAGATCCCCGGAAAAACCACCCGACGCTAACAGTAAGTGGAGACGAAAGGAAAATCTCACCGTATTTGTCACAACACGTGACGACTTTATGACACTTTTTTGTGTGTGAATTCAAATCTTACCGTGAACGCGAGAGATGCTGAACACTCAATGGAATAGTAAACTAACACCGTAGCACGCttttggtaaaataaaatattacataataataaagaatacaataaaaataaaaatgataagttAAACTTTTACGTactgatatacataattataattgcATTAAAGCACATTTAAAGTCGGGtagtttaatattaaatctAGAAATTCATATTCTTATTAAACCAAACCAAAAAATTCGGATATGACTAATCCACGactttatctaaatatttaattgaggaatataagaagtataaaaaaaagttcgatACTgaaacatatctacatatccATTCACACATACTGGCTATGAGAGTACTTTCGATACGATTTTGAACGCTAATAtagggaaactcacacaagacaaaagttcttctTTCGGttttcggattttgttcaaaatgtatatatatatatatatacatatgtatatataatttttcattttgatatattCAGTGGTATGGAAAAAAtcatgtggtcacaacatttttgacttctcCGAGAAGAAAAagtcccacttccggttaattaaatttttttttatcatattgatacatcatattgatacaagaattatgcCTTAATTTTTCTCGCGAAGATCACACATATTCAAAGGGTCAACAGCCAATTCCGGTTAGTGGATGTtcaccatattttatatatgtatatgtatgtatgtatatatatatatatatatatatatatatatatatatatatatatatatatatatatatatatatataacttggtattaatgtattaaacttaatgtagatatgaaattttagtttaatacaacgaaatgtttttgagaaaaacacaaaaaacctCAATTCTGTAGAGTGAAAGTACTAATTCCGGttatggtaaaaatatttaaaaatatattagggtataaaatttataatttctattactcATAGAAAAACTTCTGTCTGATCCgttgagtggtttgggagataattgaatccaaaaaattaaaaaagaggacatccacatatgtatgtatgtatatacaaacggaatgtaccatttccgatcaattaaaaaaattaaaagaaatttacgTTGTATAGATTAGCATTTCAGTTACTGATACTATGTTTCAGTTTGATATGACAAACAGTGTTCAAAACATCCCAGAAATTCACTGACACACATActaatacacacattttttctagatcatgataaCGTAATCAGTAGTCAATTCTgagtttgattttttaaaatcagtcaaaatcttgagatAAATTTTTCACCAATCAGTTCGATCAGTCAAAAGTATTTAGTTCgatttttcgcatgatcacaaaacttaatctatgtattgttactacgtacatagataaagtaaaaaaataagaacaattGCACTTTAAATAAACCAACGTTTCTTCCAAACTTGGCTTATGAgtattaatacatttatataccatGAATACTTACAATAGTAAAATTCTAACTATGTCTTCAATGAAACTAGCGTCCTTTGGAGCTAACAAATATTTTACTTCACATAGCGCTCTCAATACGCAGCTTTCTCCATTGAATCCATGTCTGAAAATTGAAACAATCACAGATGAATCTCAACCttcatgttatattatagttaaataTTATACGACTTTAATTACACTTCAAATGCCCCTTCGATGCCTCTCCATAGTTCCCTTCTCTGCTTATGGTGCAAACCGAGTCGTGGATGTTTGTAACGCAAGAGTTCTCGAAGTCCGGGACTTTTGAAAAGGACATCATTCTCCAGAGCGATGTTCCATCCAAGTGGGATTCCGATTAGCAGAGCTTTGACGAGCGAGATTGTAATCTGTTTGAAATGacattaatcaaatttaaaGTTTCAATTTCGCGACGAGCAATCAGTCATCGAGGGggggtttaaatattttttaacgaaaGTATACTTGCAACAAAATTACTGCCTTCGGGAAAGCTCAGAGCTCTCCTCCTCCTCGACAAGAGCACCCCAGAACTTTTAACATTGGGACACTTCGTTTCAATTTCGCCTAAATTACTTTGGTTCGGCAACACGAACGATACGCCGTTGGCCCCAATGTCTTTGTTTGTGCAAGAGTTATTATATTCACAATTCCCAGTCTCTCCTTGGCACGGAGACGACAAACTGAGAAATCTGATCAACAACACCAATAGTCCAACGTCGAGTTTCATTTCGGTGCCAAATTCCACTTTATATCGATATGCAATTTCTGCAACATACACACAAAAggagaaataaataaactatctcaataaataaattcaatgaaaattcgAACGCGTTCAAATTTGTCGAGCTCGTTGCTGGTTTATTCGAATTTTACTGTTGGTAGAATCAATTAGATACGGAAAGTTTTTACTACTACGTACTACGATGTATTCAATAGATGTGCTCTTGCAGTGTGGATACAGTTTGTAGATTTATattttccttttgatttttattataagaagATTAGAACCGTTTGTATCGAAGACGAAAATGAACTGACGCACGTAACACTGAACTTTACCGTTATGACCAAAGATTGTTTACACAATTTAAAATGCGTGGatattcaatttttcatttattttgacACTATTTATATGCATTTAGATACGTACAATTTAAGTGGATTATTCATTTAGTATAATATAGAGTGTAACGTGTAAAATTACTCAAATTTAAAACCAAACACGGAAACTATAAAATTTACCGTATTGTTTTGGTACTTTATTACAATGTGTAAAAgacaactgatttttttttttttttttattgttttacgcatcaaaatatttaattaatttcgtatatatttgtatgtaaatatgtgtttgCAAACTAAAAGCtaacaaacaaaattaatacTTCAACTTAATGTACATAGTATTACAACAAGAAATAatagttaataaattaaaaaatgtattttttattttattgataagatctttttatttataattcaacatgtacatagtttatacaaaatctaaaaatcccaAAAACGTACAAATAAGTCGTCGATATACTGGCAAAAATTTTATGTCAAAAATTGGATgctttcaatttcattttttttaatttcatttttttaatttgctaagTCAAAAAATGAATAGTGATTTCATAGATGAACTCACTATTCACTATTCAAAAATGAATTGTGGTCACAAAATAGAGATCTTCAAACTTcttgatttttgaaaaaatcgattttatcATAGCAAGGATTTTTGACTTACACTTGCCAGTATACCaaagatataatataatcgaaataaatgagcacttaaaataaacaattattttctattaaaaacaattattttattttaacagctattaaaaacaattattttatataattttgttataattatagttataattttagttgtttcttttgttatttgttacatattcattagaaatttgctactaaataaataaatcaacgaACCACTAGAATAACATTGACGAAATGCCcatttactatatataaaaatattagtcTAACAATGAAAACACAACATcacttttattgtattttatttgaatcattCCGAAAAGGTACcgtacaaagaaaaaaaatatttttgacttcaaGCTTTCTGGCATTGTACCGacgaaatattgtattataatttaaaaatataaatattcatctctttttttaatacacaagacAACATAAGTTCATTTTTCAATCTACGACAGCTTTTGcagagttattttttttataaaatacaatacagaTGAAACAGCGAAACAATATATAACATTGTCAGCTGAATCTTTCAAAAagttttctaaaaaatatattataatacaaaatcttTCCAAAGCCACTTTCACTCCATTGATGAATTGCATTTCGGATAAAGTTCACCGCAATTTTCCCGAGACAGGTGTGCTTTGTCGTACGCCTTGTGATGCATCGATTCGAAGTCCTTGCCGCTGtgtaatctaaaaaataaagaaatatgaaAGAGAATTTGGAATTTTAATATacccatatatttttataatttaataaattaagtaGCTTACGTAAAGATTGCCCTCATTATTTCATCGAGGAAAGAACCTTGTTCTTTTTCATTATCCTGTCCCGTCTCGCAGAGCGCTTTGAGGACACAGTGTCTTCCGTCGTGACCCATCctgcaataaataaattaccatTTGACTTACCCGAATTAAAAATTCccttgttatataatatttacataattttcgGCAAAAATTCCGcatattgaattataatttcacaAATTATTTAATGCGTCGAAATTTGTCTTAGCTCTTTGGTAAGCATTTGTTTATCAATTGAAAGGTTGAAATATTGctcataaatatgaaatatatccaTCTTTGATAAAAATGTGCGAATAACTATTCAACTGTTTACTACCAGTATGCCGATTTTATCTGACAGAGATTACGAAGACAAATTTTGCATTGCCAAATCAAAGTCAATCCATATTAGTTCCATTTGAGAAGGCAAACGGGAAACTAGATAAAAACTACTTCCtgga
This Arctopsyche grandis isolate Sample6627 chromosome 7, ASM5162203v2, whole genome shotgun sequence DNA region includes the following protein-coding sequences:
- the LOC143914041 gene encoding uncharacterized protein LOC143914041, with the protein product MKLDVGLLVLLIRFLSLSSPCQGETGNCEYNNSCTNKDIGANGVSFVLPNQSNLGEIETKCPNVKSSGVLLSRRRRALSFPEGSNFVITISLVKALLIGIPLGWNIALENDVLFKSPGLRELLRYKHPRLGLHHKQRRELWRGIEGAFEVHGFNGESCVLRALCEVKYLLAPKDASFIEDIVRILLFVPENGGPNDRYKKASKVEDCNEYNGEKKCPFSPLELLLSSARVI